From Miscanthus floridulus cultivar M001 chromosome 15, ASM1932011v1, whole genome shotgun sequence, the proteins below share one genomic window:
- the LOC136508935 gene encoding uncharacterized protein isoform X1, with the protein MAWRGPATRAVLAAVRRSAARLHAPRPFAAPRRRVPSAFATSSSPLPSARPLAAMMGSPVTVAAVMARLTAHPGASARACCELSQGSGKDG; encoded by the exons ATGGCGTGGCGAGGTCCCGCCACCCGGGCCGTCCTCGCCGCCGTCCGCCGCTCGGCCGCACGCCTCCACGCCCCGCGACCGTTCGCGGCCCCGCGCCGCCGCGTCCCGTCCGCcttcgccacctcctcctcccctctccCGTCCGCGCG GCCTCTGGCAGCGATGATGGGGTCCCCGGTGACGGTGGCCGCGGTGATGGCGCGTCTCACGGCGCACCCCGGTGCCAGCGCGCGGGCGTGCTGCGAGCTTTCCCAGG
- the LOC136508935 gene encoding uncharacterized protein isoform X2 — MAWRGPATRAVLAAVRRSAARLHAPRPFAAPRRRVPSAFATSSSPLPSARPLAAMMGSPVTVAAVMARLTAHPGASARACCELSQGNGKDG; from the exons ATGGCGTGGCGAGGTCCCGCCACCCGGGCCGTCCTCGCCGCCGTCCGCCGCTCGGCCGCACGCCTCCACGCCCCGCGACCGTTCGCGGCCCCGCGCCGCCGCGTCCCGTCCGCcttcgccacctcctcctcccctctccCGTCCGCGCG GCCTCTGGCAGCGATGATGGGGTCCCCGGTGACGGTGGCCGCGGTGATGGCGCGTCTCACGGCGCACCCCGGTGCCAGCGCGCGGGCGTGCTGCGAGCTTTCCCAGG
- the LOC136508935 gene encoding uncharacterized protein isoform X3 has product MAWRGPATRAVLAAVRRSAARLHAPRPFAAPRRRVPSAFATSSSPLPSARPLAAMMGSPVTVAAVMARLTAHPGASARACCELSQGT; this is encoded by the exons ATGGCGTGGCGAGGTCCCGCCACCCGGGCCGTCCTCGCCGCCGTCCGCCGCTCGGCCGCACGCCTCCACGCCCCGCGACCGTTCGCGGCCCCGCGCCGCCGCGTCCCGTCCGCcttcgccacctcctcctcccctctccCGTCCGCGCG GCCTCTGGCAGCGATGATGGGGTCCCCGGTGACGGTGGCCGCGGTGATGGCGCGTCTCACGGCGCACCCCGGTGCCAGCGCGCGGGCGTGCTGCGAGCTTTCCCAGG